Proteins encoded together in one Tripterygium wilfordii isolate XIE 37 chromosome 14, ASM1340144v1, whole genome shotgun sequence window:
- the LOC120015745 gene encoding transcription factor bHLH147-like: protein MASSLVSNSVTNSNAVVDRSKRKKKKKSLMQARDQDQNDPAKWRTEKQQEIYSSKLLQALSQVRISPPSPSVPRQGRAVREAADKALAVAAKGRTRWSRAILTSRLKLKFRKQQQHHQKRQQRVIAAASGSIRSKKPRVSVFRLKGKGLPAVQRKVKVLGRLVPGCRKQSLPVILEETTDYIAALEMQVRAMSALADLLSGSGSISGAASSSAPPPS from the coding sequence ATGGCATCATCTCTGGTCTCCAACTCTGTAACGAACTCTAACGCGGTTGTTGATcgctcaaaaagaaaaaagaagaagaaatcgcTGATGCAAGCAAGGGATCAGGACCAAAACGACCCTGCTAAGTGGAGAACAGAGAAGCAGCAAGAAATCTACTCTTCCAAGCTTCTACAGGCTTTGAGCCAGGTCCGGATTAGTCCTCCTTCTCCATCGGTGCCGCGTCAAGGTCGAGCCGTGCGAGAAGCCGCAGATAAAGCTCTGGCTGTGGCAGCGAAGGGGAGGACCAGGTGGAGCCGAGCGATTCTGACGAGCCGACTGAAACTCAAGTTTAGGAAGCAGCAGCAACACCACCAGAAGAGACAGCAGAGAGTAATTGCGGCTGCCTCTGGAAGTATCCGGTCCAAGAAGCCGAGAGTGAGCGTATTCAGGTTGAAAGGCAAGGGTCTACCGGCTGTACAAAGGAAAGTCAAGGTACTTGGCCGGTTAGTCCCTGGTTGCCGGAAACAGTCGTTACCGGTCATTCTAGAGGAGACCACTGATTATATAGCAGCGTTGGAGATGCAGGTTCGAGCCATGAGCGCTCTCGCTGATTTGTTATCCGGCTCCGGATCCATCTCTGGCGCTGCCTCTAGCTCTGCTCCGCCGCCGAGCTGA
- the LOC120014763 gene encoding uncharacterized protein LOC120014763, with protein MKNHQTPQKEHPRSLDLGNRRSKESQSKKPQKIAKKSLSSAFSKTDEYVSDPDDSSEINDSFVSELNSVISASPETSFLTDLTPTSKPTTKDNEQVEFSAINLAIDASNGFSVEAEIVANLLIEARSQVLNSIGADQRSKRLLDALVNIVVDEFSTLPEEKDLRLQLVSKKAGLLCFMFWSVLAIVALFFLGSVAQGTSARPLST; from the exons ATGAAGAACCATCAAACTCCACAAAAGGAGCACCCGCGCTCTCTCGATCTCGGCAATCGCAGATCTAAGGAATCTCAGTCGAAGAAGCCACAGAAG ATCGCCAAGAAAAGCTTGAGTTCTGCGTTCAGCAAAACAGATGAATATGTTTCAGACCCTGATGATTCCAGCGAGATCAATGAT AGCTTTGTGTCAGAATTGAATAGTGTTATCTCAGCTTCACCAGAAACTTCATTTCTCACTGATCTCACGCCAACTTCAAAGCCCACCACCAAGGACAATGAACAAGTGGAGTTTTCTGCAATTAATCTCGCAATAGATGCGTCAAATGGCTTCTCAGTAGAGGCTGAAATTGTGGCAAATCTTCTCATAGAAGCAAGATCTCAGGTCTTGAACTCAATTGGTGCAGATCAGCGATCCAAGAGGCTTCTGGATGCACTTGTTAATATTGTCGTAGATGAGTTCTCCACTCTGCCTGAGGAGAAAGACTTGCGCCTTCAACTTGTTTCTAAGAAAGCCGGGctattatgttttatgttttggtCGGTCCTAGCAATTGTTGCTCTGTTCTTCCTCGGTTCTGTAGCTCAAGGAACTTCTGCTCGGCCTCTGTCTACTTGA
- the LOC120015657 gene encoding galactokinase-like: MTKHEDLPIPVYSSLEPVYGDGSQLEEAQLRFDNFKSKFLDLFGHPPDVFARSPGRVNLIGEHIDYEGYSVLPMAIRQDTIVAIRKHDAGDAKKVLRIANVSDKYNMCIYPADFDQEIDLKNHMWGHYFICGYKGYYEYAKSKGVNVGEPVGLDVLVDGTVPTGSGLSSSAAFVCSSTIAIMAAADVNFPKKDLAQLTCECERHIGTQSGGMDQAISVMAKTGFAELIDFNPIRATDVQLPAGGTFVIAHSLAESQKAVTAATNYNNRVVECRLAAIVLGIELGMEPQEAISKVKTLSDVEGLCISFASKHGSSDPVIAVKEFLKEEPFTTEDIEKIIDYDLPSVFGNSPTSLDVLKAAKHFKLYQRASHVYSEAKRVHAFKDAVSANLSEEDKLKKLGDLMNDSHYSCSVLYECSCPELEELVKICRNNGALGARLTGAGWGGCAVALVKEAIVPKFILNLKEQFFQARIDKGVINKSDLGLYVFASKPSSGAAIFKF; the protein is encoded by the exons ATGACAAAGCACGAAGACCTACCGATTCCAGTTTACTCATCATTGGAACCAGTTTATGGAGACGGTTCTCAGCTCGAGGAAGCTCAGCTTCGTTTCGATAATTTTAAGTCCAAGTTTCTCGACTTATTTGGTCACCCTCCCGACGTATTTGCTCGATCTCCAG GGAGAGTGAACTTGATCGGGGAGCACATTGACTATGAGGGGTACTCGGTGTTGCCAATGGCGATAAGGCAGGACACAATCGTCGCAATTCGTAAGCATGATGCAGGGGACGCTAAAAAGGTTCTGCGGATCGCGAATGTCAGCGATAAGTACAATATGTGTATCTACCCTGCCGATTTTGATCAG GAAATCGACTTGAAGAACCACATGTGGGGCCACTATTTCATCTGTGG GTACAAAGGTTATTATGAATATGCCAAATCCAAAGGAGTGAATGTTGGGGAGCCAGTTGGACTTGATGTACTTGTTGATGGAACAGTACCAACAG GTTCCGGTCTCTCAAGCTCCGCAGCTTTTGTTTGTTCTTCTACAATTGCTATAATGGCTGCTGCTGATGTGAACTTCCCAAAG AAAGACCTTGCCCAACTTACGTGTGAGTGCGAACGGCACATTGGAACACAGTCTGGTGGAATGGATCAG GCAATTTCTGTTATGGCCAAGACTGGGTTTGCAGAGCTCATTGACTTCAACCCTATTCGTGCAACTGATGTGCAACTCCCTGCTGGTGGAACTTTTGTAATAGCCCATTCCTTGGCAGAATCGCAAAAGGCTGTTACTGCTGCTACAAATTACAACAATAGAGTTGTTGAATGCCGACTAGCAGCT ATTGTTCTTGGGATTGAGCTGGGAATGGAACCACAGGAGGCAatatcaaaagtcaaaactctTTCAGATGTCGAGGGGCTGTGCATATCATTTGCAAGCAAACATGGTTCTTCTGATCCTGTAATTGCTGTCAAG GAATTTCTGAAGGAGGAACCATTTACGACTGAAGATATTGAGAAAATCATAGACTATGATTTGCCATCAGTATTTGGCAATTCACCCACTTCTTTGGATGTGCTAAAAGCAGCCAAGCACTTCAAATTATACCAG AGAGCATCTCATGTGTACTCCGAAGCCAAACGGGTACATGCTTTCAAGGACGCTGTATCAGCAAATTTAAG TGAGGAGGACAAGCTAAAGAAATTGGGGGATCTAATGAACGACAGTCATTACAGCTGTAGTGTATTATATGAGTGCAG CTGCCCAGAGTTGGAAGAACTAGTGAAAATTTGCCGCAATAATGGTGCTCTGGGTGCACGTCTCACAGGAGCTGGATGGGGTGGCTGTGCTGTGGCTTTGGTGAAAGAAGCTATTGTTCCAAAGTTCATCCTTAATTTGAAG GAGCAATTCTTCCAAGCAAGAATCGACAAGGGAGTGATCAATAAGAGCGATCTCGGCCTGTACGTTTTTGCTTCAAAGCCATCCAGTGGTGCTGCCATTTTCAAGTTCTAG
- the LOC120015056 gene encoding uncharacterized protein LOC120015056, which produces MEMDHLAPRERDFDIDLEVGGTVSEEDSTKDSGLRKQGKTLITKMCSGFADGTVKDEERTSAPTIVSNTNKICADNAKSEGEGTPTSADKQVGREKCKKTSNKKSLKPPRPPKGPSLDAADQKLIREITELAMLKRARIERMKALKKTKATKASSSNGNFLAVVFTILFCLVIIFQGMSSRGTSASLRGAPMSSGSADGGLISVQYFGNPSASGPNGHGSGSPNLVEQVAGSDTPEKLKRVAAFLL; this is translated from the exons ATGGAAATGGATCATCTAGCtccaagagagagagattttgatATTGATCTTGAAGTTGGAGGGACAGTTAGCGAAGAAGATTCAACCAAAGATTCAGGTCTTAGAAAACAAGGAAAGACGTTGATCACTAAAATGTGTAGTGGATTTGCTGATGGGACAGTCAAGGATGAAGAAAGGACAAGTGCTCCCACCATTGTGTCAAATACTAACAAGATTTGTGCTGATAATGCGAAGTCGGAGGGAGAAGGGACACCTACTTCTGCCGACAAGCAAGTGGGGAGGGAGAAATGTAAAAAGACTAGTAATAAAAAATCTCTTAAACCTCCTCGACCTCCAAAAGGTCCATCGCTGGATGCGGCTGACCAGAAGCTTATCAGGGAGATTACTGAACTTGCTATGTTGAAGCGTGCCAGAATTGAAAGGATGAAAGCATTGAAGAAGACGAAGGCTACTAAAGCATCATCATCTAATGGCAATTTTTTAGCCGTGGTTTTCACCATTCTCTTTTGTCTTGTGATAATATTTCAAg GAATGTCATCCAGGGGAACATCTGCAAGCTTACGGGGAGCTCCTATGTCCTCAGGATCAGCAGATGGTGGTTTGATCTCTGTCCAGTACTTTGGAAATCCATCTGCAAGTGGCCCAAATGGGCATGGATCTGGGTCTCCCAA TCTTGTAGAACAGGTTGCTGGTTCCGATACTCCAGAGAAGCTGAAAAGAGTTGCAGCTTTTTTACTATAG
- the LOC120015057 gene encoding cell wall / vacuolar inhibitor of fructosidase 1-like, whose protein sequence is MVNTPRTITRKLHYFHNREKRRSPMRTAIPLLQTHLLLLLLLLLIPIPPISSTDLIEQICKKTPFYDLCMLSLKSDPQSLNLDLKGLATEMANMVLSNASDNLDYIQGLIKQNKDPEKQRPLAYCAEAYIPVVKYNLPQAIEALSNGHYGFANYGISDAANGADACEKNFPCCNTSPLTERNKLVHNLSEIAVAIINVLWKKG, encoded by the coding sequence ATGGTAAACACACCACGCACAATCACAAGAAAGCTTCATTATTTCCATAACAGAGAGAAAAGGAGGAGCCCAATGAGAACTGCAATTCCTCTATTGCAaacccatcttcttcttcttcttcttcttcttttgatccCTATACCCCCCATCTCCTCCACTGATTTGATAGAACAAATATGCAAGAAAACACCCTTCTATGATCTCTGTATGTTATCCCTAAAATCAGACCCTCAAAGCTTAAACTTGGATCTTAAAGGTTTAGCCACGGAAATGGCTAATATGGTGTTGTCAAATGCAAGTGACAATCTTGATTACATCCAAGGCCTCATCAAGCAAAACAAAGACCCAGAGAAGCAGAGACCACTGGCTTATTGTGCTGAAGCCTACATTCCAGTTGTGAAGTACAATCTTCCTCAGGCAATAGAAGCTTTGAGTAATGGCCATTATGGGTTTGCTAATTATGGAATTTCAGATGCTGCCAATGGAGCAGATGCATGCGAGAAGAACTTCCCATGCTGCAATACATCACCATTGACTGAAAGGAACAAGCTTGTGCATAATCTGTCAGAGATTGCTGTTGCTATTATCAATGTTTTGTGGAAGAAAGGTTGA